One genomic region from Chelmon rostratus isolate fCheRos1 chromosome 11, fCheRos1.pri, whole genome shotgun sequence encodes:
- the LOC121613988 gene encoding muscular LMNA-interacting protein isoform X2, with translation MTSANATQLDIQEGSDGQVSIGVPSESSRFTFVPVVWELPTESIITEEARSGALTGKPNKNFAVSHEETTREAMSDRGIFKAEKVFIKDSVDGGEGNTGMKLQLKPSPDHVSVSQTKASPLVSAQSENTPDHVAAGTASMETAVDKHRGISQPQCHDTSGLAEGSSGFFANRVSVSEDRTSPTYSADLFPTPASSRESILSEGSDKEKSWSAALPSSVASPASFSRTVSPCSSVLSGIFSPAVVQIRRHCLAPGSSLIHIPQSCFSSCESLSSSVCPQSPPPRHRPPLTRLSLLTAILRKGRLPVLSPALQRPYTPCWPVNPVTLSFCNACSAASSVASIPLELSSQFSSSASIDSQSHIHREPKRCVTAPPPVQPKELSRACTQTQLKRCSEQVRSSSTPRWEQVVSPPPVKSGAFPRTPLPLFSSNFKSVSAPKHEDCETFKKLQHTHISISKSPELKPSNTHMHLQGHADNNVKQHTSPSSKLMSKQETSAPQKWSHPPNSSLSKLHALSQQLRSPPQLQPSRSPCVTDAASPLPPSHYTAGRCEAGRSCPDSKHAPASQGFHKAHCLSPSRHTPLVFPGWPSPTGSPAPSPAPPIRDLTPSPSLSLRSTPSPRPGSGISDCGDREGKKRKTHKIKLSYKSLAAIPTNTLLLDQQTIDEQVESEEAPCDMRARGVSADRGAADTHAEMCSPAQLRQQSEELYAVIDEILASSTPPSRSSTPSAGLQNNSSFPKSLGRETKYASLCSLHPSTGVERSHMDPRKTKPGVIRPMTAIPRLRVEDGEEFHPNPFRQSDIKQTLTDSKKAEAGKDFYTSSKGQTLSEQSKPERRAPFSVCDLQITEPEDQISHPVKDASTPFSPTEGRMEAHI, from the exons AACTTTGCCGTGTCCCATGAGGAGACAACCAGGGAGGCCATGTCAGACAGGGGAATTTTCAAAGCAGAGAAAGTCTTTATCAAGGACTCtgtggatggaggagaaggaaacACAGGGATGAAACTTCAA ttaaagCCGTCGCCGGATCACGTGAGTGTCTCTCAAACCAAAGCCTCTCCTTTGGTCAGCGCTCAGTCTGAAAATACGCCCGACCATGTGGCTGCCGGGACAGCCTCTATGGAAACAGCTGTTGATAAACACAGGGGCATTTCCCAGCCACAGTGTCACGATACCTCTGGACTCGCAGAGGGTAGCTCGGGTTTCTTTGCAAATAGAGTGTCTGTGTCAGAGGACAGAACGAGCCCGACATATTCTGCAGACCTGTTTCCCACCCCGGCCTCTTCCAGAGAGTCCATCCTCTCGGAGGGCTCGGACAAAGAGAAGAGCTGGTCTGCTGCACTGCCATCCTCTGTAGCCTCTCCTGCCTCTTTCAGCCGCACTGTCTCTCCCTGCTCGTCTGTCCTCTCTGGCATCTTCTCCCCTGCTGTCGTCCAGATCAGGAGACACTGTCTCGCGCCTGGCTCCAGTCTGATTCATATCCCTCAAAGCTGTTTCTCGTCCTGCGAAagcctgtcctcctctgtctgtccccagTCCCCTCCTCCCCGGCACCGGCCTCCTCTCACCCGACTCTCCCTCCTCACTGCCATCCTGAGAAAAGGCCGTCTCCCCGTTCTGTCCCCTGCTCTGCAGAGGCCTTACACCCCCTGCTGGCCTGTCAACCCCGTGACCCTGTCCTTCTGTAACGCCTGCTCAGCAGCCTCCAGCGTGGCCTCCATTCCCCTGGAGCTTTCCTCCCAGTTCTCCTCATCGGCGTCTATAGATAGTCAGAGCCACATTCACAGGGAGCCTAAAAGATGCGTCACTGCTCCTCCACCTGTGCAGCCAAAGGAGCTCAGCAGAGCATGCACTCAAACTCAGTTGAAAAGGTGCTCGGAGCAGGTGCGCTCAAGCAGCACACCTCGATGGGAGCAGGTTGTTTCACCCCCGCCGGTGAAGAGCGGCGCATTTCCCCGAACTCCGctccctctgttttcctccaACTTCAAATCTGTTTCTGCACCAAAGCACGAAGACTGCGAAACCTTCAAAAAACTGCAACACACGCACATCTCCATTTCTAAGTCCCCTGAGCTGAAGCCCAGCAACACTCACATGCACCTTCAGGGCCACGCAGATAACAACGTTAAACAACACACCTCCCCATCCTCTAAACTAATGAGCAAACAAGAGACCTCTGCACCCCAGAAATGGAGTCACCCGCCAAATTCATCTCTCTCAAAGCTTCATGCGCTTTCCCAACAACTGAgatctcctcctcagcttcagCCTTCACGCTCACCCTGTGTCACAGACGCAGCATCACCTCTGCCTCCATCACACTACACCGCAGGAAGGTGTGAGGCGGGGAGGAGCTGCCCTGATTCCAAACATGCCCCGGCATCACAGGGTTTTCACAAAGCTCACTGCCTGTCTCCTTCCCGCCACACACCCCTCGTTTTCCCTGGATGGCCGTCACCCACCGGCTCCCCCGCgccctctcctgctccaccaATCAGAGACCTCACCCCGTCCCCTTCTCTATCGCTGCGCTCCACGCCCTCACCAAGGCCGGGGAGTGGAATATCAGACTGCGGTGACAGGGAgggtaaaaaaagaaag ACACACAAGATCAAGTTAAGCTACAAGTCTCTCGCTGCAATTCCCACAAACACCCTTCTGTTGGATCAGCAG ACAATAGACGAGCAGGTAGAGAGTGAAGAGGCGCCGTGTGACATGAGGGCCAGAGGTGTTTCAGCGGACAGAGGTGCTGCAGACACGCACGCTGAG ATGTGCTCACCCGCCCAACTCCGGCAACAGTCGGAGGAACTATACGCAGTTATTGATGAGATATTGGCGAGCTCCACTCCA CCGTCCAGGTCATCGACTCCCAGCGCTGGTCTGCAG AACAACTCTTCATTTCCGAAATCCTTGGGCCGTGAAACCAAATAT GCATCTTTATGCAGCTTGCACCCTTCTACCGGTGTGGAAAGAAGCCATATGGATCCTAGAAAG ACGAAGCCTGGGGTTATTCGCCCAATGACGGCCATTCCAAGACTGAGGGTGGAGGACGGAGAAGAATTTCATCCAAACCCCTTCAGGCAGTCTGACATCAAGCAAACCTTAACTGACAGCAAAAAG gcaGAGGCAGGAAAAGATTTTTATACAAGTTCAAAAGGCCAAACGTTGAGTGAGCAGAGCAAGCCTGAAAGAAGAGCTCCGTTCTCGGTGTGTGACCTGCAGATTACTGAGCCTGAGGACCAGATCAGTCACCCCGTCAAAGACGCTTCAACACCTTTCAGTCCAACTGAGGGGCGGATGGAAGCTCATATTTAA
- the LOC121613988 gene encoding muscular LMNA-interacting protein isoform X1, with amino-acid sequence MTSANATQLDIQEGSDGQVSIGVPSESSRFTFVPVVWELPTESIITEEARSGALTGKPNKNFAVSHEETTREAMSDRGIFKAEKVFIKDSVDGGEGNTGMKLQLKPSPDHVSVSQTKASPLVSAQSENTPDHVAAGTASMETAVDKHRGISQPQCHDTSGLAEGSSGFFANRVSVSEDRTSPTYSADLFPTPASSRESILSEGSDKEKSWSAALPSSVASPASFSRTVSPCSSVLSGIFSPAVVQIRRHCLAPGSSLIHIPQSCFSSCESLSSSVCPQSPPPRHRPPLTRLSLLTAILRKGRLPVLSPALQRPYTPCWPVNPVTLSFCNACSAASSVASIPLELSSQFSSSASIDSQSHIHREPKRCVTAPPPVQPKELSRACTQTQLKRCSEQVRSSSTPRWEQVVSPPPVKSGAFPRTPLPLFSSNFKSVSAPKHEDCETFKKLQHTHISISKSPELKPSNTHMHLQGHADNNVKQHTSPSSKLMSKQETSAPQKWSHPPNSSLSKLHALSQQLRSPPQLQPSRSPCVTDAASPLPPSHYTAGRCEAGRSCPDSKHAPASQGFHKAHCLSPSRHTPLVFPGWPSPTGSPAPSPAPPIRDLTPSPSLSLRSTPSPRPGSGISDCGDREGKKRKTHKIKLSYKSLAAIPTNTLLLDQQTIDEQVESEEAPCDMRARGVSADRGAADTHAEMCSPAQLRQQSEELYAVIDEILASSTPPSRSSTPSAGLQQNNSSFPKSLGRETKYASLCSLHPSTGVERSHMDPRKTKPGVIRPMTAIPRLRVEDGEEFHPNPFRQSDIKQTLTDSKKAEAGKDFYTSSKGQTLSEQSKPERRAPFSVCDLQITEPEDQISHPVKDASTPFSPTEGRMEAHI; translated from the exons AACTTTGCCGTGTCCCATGAGGAGACAACCAGGGAGGCCATGTCAGACAGGGGAATTTTCAAAGCAGAGAAAGTCTTTATCAAGGACTCtgtggatggaggagaaggaaacACAGGGATGAAACTTCAA ttaaagCCGTCGCCGGATCACGTGAGTGTCTCTCAAACCAAAGCCTCTCCTTTGGTCAGCGCTCAGTCTGAAAATACGCCCGACCATGTGGCTGCCGGGACAGCCTCTATGGAAACAGCTGTTGATAAACACAGGGGCATTTCCCAGCCACAGTGTCACGATACCTCTGGACTCGCAGAGGGTAGCTCGGGTTTCTTTGCAAATAGAGTGTCTGTGTCAGAGGACAGAACGAGCCCGACATATTCTGCAGACCTGTTTCCCACCCCGGCCTCTTCCAGAGAGTCCATCCTCTCGGAGGGCTCGGACAAAGAGAAGAGCTGGTCTGCTGCACTGCCATCCTCTGTAGCCTCTCCTGCCTCTTTCAGCCGCACTGTCTCTCCCTGCTCGTCTGTCCTCTCTGGCATCTTCTCCCCTGCTGTCGTCCAGATCAGGAGACACTGTCTCGCGCCTGGCTCCAGTCTGATTCATATCCCTCAAAGCTGTTTCTCGTCCTGCGAAagcctgtcctcctctgtctgtccccagTCCCCTCCTCCCCGGCACCGGCCTCCTCTCACCCGACTCTCCCTCCTCACTGCCATCCTGAGAAAAGGCCGTCTCCCCGTTCTGTCCCCTGCTCTGCAGAGGCCTTACACCCCCTGCTGGCCTGTCAACCCCGTGACCCTGTCCTTCTGTAACGCCTGCTCAGCAGCCTCCAGCGTGGCCTCCATTCCCCTGGAGCTTTCCTCCCAGTTCTCCTCATCGGCGTCTATAGATAGTCAGAGCCACATTCACAGGGAGCCTAAAAGATGCGTCACTGCTCCTCCACCTGTGCAGCCAAAGGAGCTCAGCAGAGCATGCACTCAAACTCAGTTGAAAAGGTGCTCGGAGCAGGTGCGCTCAAGCAGCACACCTCGATGGGAGCAGGTTGTTTCACCCCCGCCGGTGAAGAGCGGCGCATTTCCCCGAACTCCGctccctctgttttcctccaACTTCAAATCTGTTTCTGCACCAAAGCACGAAGACTGCGAAACCTTCAAAAAACTGCAACACACGCACATCTCCATTTCTAAGTCCCCTGAGCTGAAGCCCAGCAACACTCACATGCACCTTCAGGGCCACGCAGATAACAACGTTAAACAACACACCTCCCCATCCTCTAAACTAATGAGCAAACAAGAGACCTCTGCACCCCAGAAATGGAGTCACCCGCCAAATTCATCTCTCTCAAAGCTTCATGCGCTTTCCCAACAACTGAgatctcctcctcagcttcagCCTTCACGCTCACCCTGTGTCACAGACGCAGCATCACCTCTGCCTCCATCACACTACACCGCAGGAAGGTGTGAGGCGGGGAGGAGCTGCCCTGATTCCAAACATGCCCCGGCATCACAGGGTTTTCACAAAGCTCACTGCCTGTCTCCTTCCCGCCACACACCCCTCGTTTTCCCTGGATGGCCGTCACCCACCGGCTCCCCCGCgccctctcctgctccaccaATCAGAGACCTCACCCCGTCCCCTTCTCTATCGCTGCGCTCCACGCCCTCACCAAGGCCGGGGAGTGGAATATCAGACTGCGGTGACAGGGAgggtaaaaaaagaaag ACACACAAGATCAAGTTAAGCTACAAGTCTCTCGCTGCAATTCCCACAAACACCCTTCTGTTGGATCAGCAG ACAATAGACGAGCAGGTAGAGAGTGAAGAGGCGCCGTGTGACATGAGGGCCAGAGGTGTTTCAGCGGACAGAGGTGCTGCAGACACGCACGCTGAG ATGTGCTCACCCGCCCAACTCCGGCAACAGTCGGAGGAACTATACGCAGTTATTGATGAGATATTGGCGAGCTCCACTCCA CCGTCCAGGTCATCGACTCCCAGCGCTGGTCTGCAG caGAACAACTCTTCATTTCCGAAATCCTTGGGCCGTGAAACCAAATAT GCATCTTTATGCAGCTTGCACCCTTCTACCGGTGTGGAAAGAAGCCATATGGATCCTAGAAAG ACGAAGCCTGGGGTTATTCGCCCAATGACGGCCATTCCAAGACTGAGGGTGGAGGACGGAGAAGAATTTCATCCAAACCCCTTCAGGCAGTCTGACATCAAGCAAACCTTAACTGACAGCAAAAAG gcaGAGGCAGGAAAAGATTTTTATACAAGTTCAAAAGGCCAAACGTTGAGTGAGCAGAGCAAGCCTGAAAGAAGAGCTCCGTTCTCGGTGTGTGACCTGCAGATTACTGAGCCTGAGGACCAGATCAGTCACCCCGTCAAAGACGCTTCAACACCTTTCAGTCCAACTGAGGGGCGGATGGAAGCTCATATTTAA
- the LOC121613988 gene encoding muscular LMNA-interacting protein isoform X4: protein MSDRGIFKAEKVFIKDSVDGGEGNTGMKLQLKPSPDHVSVSQTKASPLVSAQSENTPDHVAAGTASMETAVDKHRGISQPQCHDTSGLAEGSSGFFANRVSVSEDRTSPTYSADLFPTPASSRESILSEGSDKEKSWSAALPSSVASPASFSRTVSPCSSVLSGIFSPAVVQIRRHCLAPGSSLIHIPQSCFSSCESLSSSVCPQSPPPRHRPPLTRLSLLTAILRKGRLPVLSPALQRPYTPCWPVNPVTLSFCNACSAASSVASIPLELSSQFSSSASIDSQSHIHREPKRCVTAPPPVQPKELSRACTQTQLKRCSEQVRSSSTPRWEQVVSPPPVKSGAFPRTPLPLFSSNFKSVSAPKHEDCETFKKLQHTHISISKSPELKPSNTHMHLQGHADNNVKQHTSPSSKLMSKQETSAPQKWSHPPNSSLSKLHALSQQLRSPPQLQPSRSPCVTDAASPLPPSHYTAGRCEAGRSCPDSKHAPASQGFHKAHCLSPSRHTPLVFPGWPSPTGSPAPSPAPPIRDLTPSPSLSLRSTPSPRPGSGISDCGDREGKKRKTHKIKLSYKSLAAIPTNTLLLDQQTIDEQVESEEAPCDMRARGVSADRGAADTHAEMCSPAQLRQQSEELYAVIDEILASSTPPSRSSTPSAGLQQNNSSFPKSLGRETKYASLCSLHPSTGVERSHMDPRKTKPGVIRPMTAIPRLRVEDGEEFHPNPFRQSDIKQTLTDSKKAEAGKDFYTSSKGQTLSEQSKPERRAPFSVCDLQITEPEDQISHPVKDASTPFSPTEGRMEAHI from the exons ATGTCAGACAGGGGAATTTTCAAAGCAGAGAAAGTCTTTATCAAGGACTCtgtggatggaggagaaggaaacACAGGGATGAAACTTCAA ttaaagCCGTCGCCGGATCACGTGAGTGTCTCTCAAACCAAAGCCTCTCCTTTGGTCAGCGCTCAGTCTGAAAATACGCCCGACCATGTGGCTGCCGGGACAGCCTCTATGGAAACAGCTGTTGATAAACACAGGGGCATTTCCCAGCCACAGTGTCACGATACCTCTGGACTCGCAGAGGGTAGCTCGGGTTTCTTTGCAAATAGAGTGTCTGTGTCAGAGGACAGAACGAGCCCGACATATTCTGCAGACCTGTTTCCCACCCCGGCCTCTTCCAGAGAGTCCATCCTCTCGGAGGGCTCGGACAAAGAGAAGAGCTGGTCTGCTGCACTGCCATCCTCTGTAGCCTCTCCTGCCTCTTTCAGCCGCACTGTCTCTCCCTGCTCGTCTGTCCTCTCTGGCATCTTCTCCCCTGCTGTCGTCCAGATCAGGAGACACTGTCTCGCGCCTGGCTCCAGTCTGATTCATATCCCTCAAAGCTGTTTCTCGTCCTGCGAAagcctgtcctcctctgtctgtccccagTCCCCTCCTCCCCGGCACCGGCCTCCTCTCACCCGACTCTCCCTCCTCACTGCCATCCTGAGAAAAGGCCGTCTCCCCGTTCTGTCCCCTGCTCTGCAGAGGCCTTACACCCCCTGCTGGCCTGTCAACCCCGTGACCCTGTCCTTCTGTAACGCCTGCTCAGCAGCCTCCAGCGTGGCCTCCATTCCCCTGGAGCTTTCCTCCCAGTTCTCCTCATCGGCGTCTATAGATAGTCAGAGCCACATTCACAGGGAGCCTAAAAGATGCGTCACTGCTCCTCCACCTGTGCAGCCAAAGGAGCTCAGCAGAGCATGCACTCAAACTCAGTTGAAAAGGTGCTCGGAGCAGGTGCGCTCAAGCAGCACACCTCGATGGGAGCAGGTTGTTTCACCCCCGCCGGTGAAGAGCGGCGCATTTCCCCGAACTCCGctccctctgttttcctccaACTTCAAATCTGTTTCTGCACCAAAGCACGAAGACTGCGAAACCTTCAAAAAACTGCAACACACGCACATCTCCATTTCTAAGTCCCCTGAGCTGAAGCCCAGCAACACTCACATGCACCTTCAGGGCCACGCAGATAACAACGTTAAACAACACACCTCCCCATCCTCTAAACTAATGAGCAAACAAGAGACCTCTGCACCCCAGAAATGGAGTCACCCGCCAAATTCATCTCTCTCAAAGCTTCATGCGCTTTCCCAACAACTGAgatctcctcctcagcttcagCCTTCACGCTCACCCTGTGTCACAGACGCAGCATCACCTCTGCCTCCATCACACTACACCGCAGGAAGGTGTGAGGCGGGGAGGAGCTGCCCTGATTCCAAACATGCCCCGGCATCACAGGGTTTTCACAAAGCTCACTGCCTGTCTCCTTCCCGCCACACACCCCTCGTTTTCCCTGGATGGCCGTCACCCACCGGCTCCCCCGCgccctctcctgctccaccaATCAGAGACCTCACCCCGTCCCCTTCTCTATCGCTGCGCTCCACGCCCTCACCAAGGCCGGGGAGTGGAATATCAGACTGCGGTGACAGGGAgggtaaaaaaagaaag ACACACAAGATCAAGTTAAGCTACAAGTCTCTCGCTGCAATTCCCACAAACACCCTTCTGTTGGATCAGCAG ACAATAGACGAGCAGGTAGAGAGTGAAGAGGCGCCGTGTGACATGAGGGCCAGAGGTGTTTCAGCGGACAGAGGTGCTGCAGACACGCACGCTGAG ATGTGCTCACCCGCCCAACTCCGGCAACAGTCGGAGGAACTATACGCAGTTATTGATGAGATATTGGCGAGCTCCACTCCA CCGTCCAGGTCATCGACTCCCAGCGCTGGTCTGCAG caGAACAACTCTTCATTTCCGAAATCCTTGGGCCGTGAAACCAAATAT GCATCTTTATGCAGCTTGCACCCTTCTACCGGTGTGGAAAGAAGCCATATGGATCCTAGAAAG ACGAAGCCTGGGGTTATTCGCCCAATGACGGCCATTCCAAGACTGAGGGTGGAGGACGGAGAAGAATTTCATCCAAACCCCTTCAGGCAGTCTGACATCAAGCAAACCTTAACTGACAGCAAAAAG gcaGAGGCAGGAAAAGATTTTTATACAAGTTCAAAAGGCCAAACGTTGAGTGAGCAGAGCAAGCCTGAAAGAAGAGCTCCGTTCTCGGTGTGTGACCTGCAGATTACTGAGCCTGAGGACCAGATCAGTCACCCCGTCAAAGACGCTTCAACACCTTTCAGTCCAACTGAGGGGCGGATGGAAGCTCATATTTAA
- the LOC121613988 gene encoding muscular LMNA-interacting protein isoform X3, with product MDNLNKSLGKVSIGVPSESSRFTFVPVVWELPTESIITEEARSGALTGKPNKNFAVSHEETTREAMSDRGIFKAEKVFIKDSVDGGEGNTGMKLQLKPSPDHVSVSQTKASPLVSAQSENTPDHVAAGTASMETAVDKHRGISQPQCHDTSGLAEGSSGFFANRVSVSEDRTSPTYSADLFPTPASSRESILSEGSDKEKSWSAALPSSVASPASFSRTVSPCSSVLSGIFSPAVVQIRRHCLAPGSSLIHIPQSCFSSCESLSSSVCPQSPPPRHRPPLTRLSLLTAILRKGRLPVLSPALQRPYTPCWPVNPVTLSFCNACSAASSVASIPLELSSQFSSSASIDSQSHIHREPKRCVTAPPPVQPKELSRACTQTQLKRCSEQVRSSSTPRWEQVVSPPPVKSGAFPRTPLPLFSSNFKSVSAPKHEDCETFKKLQHTHISISKSPELKPSNTHMHLQGHADNNVKQHTSPSSKLMSKQETSAPQKWSHPPNSSLSKLHALSQQLRSPPQLQPSRSPCVTDAASPLPPSHYTAGRCEAGRSCPDSKHAPASQGFHKAHCLSPSRHTPLVFPGWPSPTGSPAPSPAPPIRDLTPSPSLSLRSTPSPRPGSGISDCGDREGKKRKTHKIKLSYKSLAAIPTNTLLLDQQTIDEQVESEEAPCDMRARGVSADRGAADTHAEMCSPAQLRQQSEELYAVIDEILASSTPPSRSSTPSAGLQQNNSSFPKSLGRETKYASLCSLHPSTGVERSHMDPRKTKPGVIRPMTAIPRLRVEDGEEFHPNPFRQSDIKQTLTDSKKAEAGKDFYTSSKGQTLSEQSKPERRAPFSVCDLQITEPEDQISHPVKDASTPFSPTEGRMEAHI from the exons AACTTTGCCGTGTCCCATGAGGAGACAACCAGGGAGGCCATGTCAGACAGGGGAATTTTCAAAGCAGAGAAAGTCTTTATCAAGGACTCtgtggatggaggagaaggaaacACAGGGATGAAACTTCAA ttaaagCCGTCGCCGGATCACGTGAGTGTCTCTCAAACCAAAGCCTCTCCTTTGGTCAGCGCTCAGTCTGAAAATACGCCCGACCATGTGGCTGCCGGGACAGCCTCTATGGAAACAGCTGTTGATAAACACAGGGGCATTTCCCAGCCACAGTGTCACGATACCTCTGGACTCGCAGAGGGTAGCTCGGGTTTCTTTGCAAATAGAGTGTCTGTGTCAGAGGACAGAACGAGCCCGACATATTCTGCAGACCTGTTTCCCACCCCGGCCTCTTCCAGAGAGTCCATCCTCTCGGAGGGCTCGGACAAAGAGAAGAGCTGGTCTGCTGCACTGCCATCCTCTGTAGCCTCTCCTGCCTCTTTCAGCCGCACTGTCTCTCCCTGCTCGTCTGTCCTCTCTGGCATCTTCTCCCCTGCTGTCGTCCAGATCAGGAGACACTGTCTCGCGCCTGGCTCCAGTCTGATTCATATCCCTCAAAGCTGTTTCTCGTCCTGCGAAagcctgtcctcctctgtctgtccccagTCCCCTCCTCCCCGGCACCGGCCTCCTCTCACCCGACTCTCCCTCCTCACTGCCATCCTGAGAAAAGGCCGTCTCCCCGTTCTGTCCCCTGCTCTGCAGAGGCCTTACACCCCCTGCTGGCCTGTCAACCCCGTGACCCTGTCCTTCTGTAACGCCTGCTCAGCAGCCTCCAGCGTGGCCTCCATTCCCCTGGAGCTTTCCTCCCAGTTCTCCTCATCGGCGTCTATAGATAGTCAGAGCCACATTCACAGGGAGCCTAAAAGATGCGTCACTGCTCCTCCACCTGTGCAGCCAAAGGAGCTCAGCAGAGCATGCACTCAAACTCAGTTGAAAAGGTGCTCGGAGCAGGTGCGCTCAAGCAGCACACCTCGATGGGAGCAGGTTGTTTCACCCCCGCCGGTGAAGAGCGGCGCATTTCCCCGAACTCCGctccctctgttttcctccaACTTCAAATCTGTTTCTGCACCAAAGCACGAAGACTGCGAAACCTTCAAAAAACTGCAACACACGCACATCTCCATTTCTAAGTCCCCTGAGCTGAAGCCCAGCAACACTCACATGCACCTTCAGGGCCACGCAGATAACAACGTTAAACAACACACCTCCCCATCCTCTAAACTAATGAGCAAACAAGAGACCTCTGCACCCCAGAAATGGAGTCACCCGCCAAATTCATCTCTCTCAAAGCTTCATGCGCTTTCCCAACAACTGAgatctcctcctcagcttcagCCTTCACGCTCACCCTGTGTCACAGACGCAGCATCACCTCTGCCTCCATCACACTACACCGCAGGAAGGTGTGAGGCGGGGAGGAGCTGCCCTGATTCCAAACATGCCCCGGCATCACAGGGTTTTCACAAAGCTCACTGCCTGTCTCCTTCCCGCCACACACCCCTCGTTTTCCCTGGATGGCCGTCACCCACCGGCTCCCCCGCgccctctcctgctccaccaATCAGAGACCTCACCCCGTCCCCTTCTCTATCGCTGCGCTCCACGCCCTCACCAAGGCCGGGGAGTGGAATATCAGACTGCGGTGACAGGGAgggtaaaaaaagaaag ACACACAAGATCAAGTTAAGCTACAAGTCTCTCGCTGCAATTCCCACAAACACCCTTCTGTTGGATCAGCAG ACAATAGACGAGCAGGTAGAGAGTGAAGAGGCGCCGTGTGACATGAGGGCCAGAGGTGTTTCAGCGGACAGAGGTGCTGCAGACACGCACGCTGAG ATGTGCTCACCCGCCCAACTCCGGCAACAGTCGGAGGAACTATACGCAGTTATTGATGAGATATTGGCGAGCTCCACTCCA CCGTCCAGGTCATCGACTCCCAGCGCTGGTCTGCAG caGAACAACTCTTCATTTCCGAAATCCTTGGGCCGTGAAACCAAATAT GCATCTTTATGCAGCTTGCACCCTTCTACCGGTGTGGAAAGAAGCCATATGGATCCTAGAAAG ACGAAGCCTGGGGTTATTCGCCCAATGACGGCCATTCCAAGACTGAGGGTGGAGGACGGAGAAGAATTTCATCCAAACCCCTTCAGGCAGTCTGACATCAAGCAAACCTTAACTGACAGCAAAAAG gcaGAGGCAGGAAAAGATTTTTATACAAGTTCAAAAGGCCAAACGTTGAGTGAGCAGAGCAAGCCTGAAAGAAGAGCTCCGTTCTCGGTGTGTGACCTGCAGATTACTGAGCCTGAGGACCAGATCAGTCACCCCGTCAAAGACGCTTCAACACCTTTCAGTCCAACTGAGGGGCGGATGGAAGCTCATATTTAA